From Mycolicibacterium nivoides, a single genomic window includes:
- the kstR gene encoding cholesterol catabolism transcriptional regulator KstR, whose translation MSSAPQQAGSESSGSDTRPREVLNVAVLAESELGSEAQRERRKRILDATLAIASKGGYEAVQMRAVAERADVAVGTLYRYFPSKVHLLVSALGREFERIDAKTDRAALAGGTPYQRLSFMVGKLNRAMQRNPLLTEAMTRAFVFADASAAGEVDHVGKLMDSMFARAMSDGEPTEDQYHIARVISDVWLSNLLAWLTRRASATDVSKRLDLAVRLLIGAEDKPKI comes from the coding sequence ATGTCCAGCGCACCACAGCAGGCAGGCAGCGAATCGTCCGGGTCGGACACCCGACCGCGTGAGGTTCTGAACGTGGCAGTCCTCGCCGAATCCGAACTCGGCTCCGAAGCACAGCGGGAGCGCCGCAAGCGCATCCTGGACGCGACCCTGGCCATCGCCTCCAAGGGCGGCTACGAGGCCGTCCAGATGCGCGCCGTGGCCGAGCGTGCCGATGTCGCAGTCGGCACGCTCTACCGTTACTTCCCCTCCAAGGTCCACCTCCTGGTGTCCGCTCTCGGCCGGGAGTTCGAGCGCATCGACGCCAAGACCGACCGCGCCGCACTCGCCGGCGGCACCCCCTACCAGCGGCTGAGCTTCATGGTCGGCAAGCTGAACCGGGCCATGCAGCGCAACCCGCTGCTCACCGAGGCCATGACTCGGGCCTTCGTCTTCGCCGACGCATCCGCCGCAGGCGAGGTCGACCACGTCGGCAAGCTGATGGACTCGATGTTCGCCCGGGCCATGAGCGACGGTGAGCCGACCGAGGACCAGTACCACATCGCCCGGGTCATCTCGGACGTGTGGCTGTCCAACCTGCTGGCCTGGCTGACCCGACGGGCCTCTGCCACCGACGTCAGCAAGCGACTCGACCTGGCCGTGCGGCTGCTGATCGGCGCCGAGGACAAACCTAAGATCTAG
- the otsB gene encoding trehalose-phosphatase, whose product MSLPADLQDALTRAAKVPRLLITSDFDGTLAPIVNNPADARPLREGAEALVALSQCRDTSTALISGRALEVLRELSGMPAAVHMVGSHGAEFDSGFAHPIDRVLLDTIATELTAIAAVRPGVTVELKPASVALHVRNADPGDAEAASAQALRSAQAWDVQLTKGKAVLEFAVITTDKGEAIDILRDQYRASAVIYFGDDVTDEKAFRRLRDGDVGVKVGPGETLAGYRVDEPEDVVAALKYLLQVRAAN is encoded by the coding sequence GTGAGCCTTCCCGCCGACCTTCAGGACGCACTGACCCGGGCCGCCAAGGTCCCACGGCTGCTCATCACCTCGGATTTCGACGGCACCCTGGCCCCGATCGTCAACAACCCCGCCGACGCGCGCCCGCTGCGCGAGGGTGCCGAAGCACTCGTGGCGCTGTCGCAATGTCGTGACACTTCGACGGCCCTGATCTCCGGCCGCGCGCTGGAGGTGCTGCGGGAGCTGTCGGGGATGCCCGCGGCCGTGCACATGGTCGGCAGCCACGGCGCCGAATTCGACTCCGGGTTCGCCCACCCCATCGACCGCGTCCTGCTCGACACGATCGCCACCGAACTCACCGCGATCGCCGCGGTCCGGCCGGGCGTGACCGTCGAACTCAAACCCGCGAGCGTGGCCCTGCACGTCCGCAACGCCGACCCCGGCGACGCCGAAGCCGCGTCCGCGCAGGCACTCCGATCCGCACAAGCGTGGGATGTGCAGCTGACCAAGGGCAAGGCCGTGCTCGAGTTCGCGGTGATCACCACCGACAAGGGCGAGGCGATCGACATCCTGCGCGACCAGTACCGCGCGTCGGCGGTGATCTACTTCGGCGACGACGTCACCGACGAGAAGGCGTTCCGCCGGCTGCGCGACGGCGACGTCGGTGTCAAGGTGGGACCGGGCGAGACCCTGGCCGGGTACCGGGTCGACGAGCCCGAAGACGTTGTGGCAGCGCTGAAGTACCTGTTGCAGGTGCGCGCGGCGAACTAG
- a CDS encoding LacI family DNA-binding transcriptional regulator → MPRSPHPPRRATLASLAAELKVSRTTISNAYNRPDQLSAELRDRIFDAAKRLGYAGPDPVARSLRTRKAGAVGLIITEALNYSFSDPAALDFVAGLAESCEAVGQGLLLVAIGPNRSFEDGSAAVLAAGVDGFVVYSASDDDPYLPVVRQRQLPVVVVDQPKDVHGVSRVSIDDRGAMRRLAEHVLDLGHRDIGLLTMRLGRDWPHESTKPALADPDRVLSPHFHVQRERIHGVYDAMTAAGLAPDRLTVVESYDHLPTSGGAAAEVALDADPRITALMCTADVLALSAMDYLRSRGIYVPGEMTVTGFDGVPEALRRGLSTVVQSSLAKGRRAGELLHNPPRSGLPVTDVLPTEVVRGRTSGPPA, encoded by the coding sequence ATGCCAAGGAGTCCCCACCCGCCACGGCGGGCCACCTTGGCTTCGTTGGCGGCCGAACTGAAGGTTTCTCGCACCACCATCTCCAACGCCTACAACCGTCCTGACCAGTTGTCCGCCGAGCTCCGCGACCGGATCTTCGATGCGGCCAAGAGGCTGGGCTATGCCGGGCCGGATCCGGTGGCGCGCTCGCTGCGGACCCGCAAGGCCGGCGCTGTGGGGTTGATCATCACCGAGGCGCTCAACTACTCGTTCAGTGATCCCGCCGCGTTGGATTTCGTTGCCGGACTTGCCGAATCCTGCGAAGCGGTGGGGCAGGGGCTGCTCCTGGTGGCGATCGGGCCCAACCGCAGTTTCGAGGACGGTTCGGCGGCGGTGCTGGCGGCGGGCGTCGACGGGTTCGTGGTGTACTCGGCCTCCGACGACGATCCGTACCTGCCGGTGGTGCGTCAGCGTCAGTTGCCGGTCGTGGTGGTGGATCAGCCCAAGGATGTTCACGGGGTGTCCCGGGTCAGCATCGACGACCGCGGCGCGATGCGGCGGCTGGCCGAACATGTACTGGATCTGGGCCATCGGGACATCGGTCTGCTGACCATGCGGCTGGGTCGCGACTGGCCGCACGAGAGTACGAAACCCGCACTGGCAGATCCGGATCGGGTGTTGTCGCCGCATTTCCATGTGCAGCGCGAGCGGATTCACGGTGTGTACGACGCGATGACGGCCGCCGGACTGGCACCGGACAGGCTGACGGTGGTGGAGAGCTACGACCATCTGCCGACATCCGGAGGGGCGGCCGCCGAGGTGGCGCTGGACGCCGATCCCCGCATCACCGCGCTGATGTGCACCGCCGATGTGCTGGCCCTGTCAGCCATGGACTATCTGCGCTCCCGCGGTATCTACGTGCCGGGGGAGATGACGGTGACGGGTTTCGACGGGGTGCCGGAGGCGTTGCGCCGCGGTCTGTCCACGGTGGTGCAGTCCAGTTTGGCCAAGGGACGCCGCGCCGGCGAGTTGCTGCACAATCCGCCGCGGTCGGGGCTTCCGGTGACCGACGTGCTCCCCACCGAGGTGGTGCGCGGGCGGACGTCGGGCCCGCCGGCCTAG
- a CDS encoding metal ABC transporter permease, which translates to MSAGLQAAGTFAMGYQHNWWQILTSAFMRNALIGGTLVALAAGLIGYFVIVRNTAFAAHALAHIGLPGATGAALLGLPVGLGLLAFCVGGALVIGALGSRAHDREVATGTVLALATGFGLFFNSLATKNSSTLTNVLFGNLLAITHQQLLNFTALLLLLAATVVFVFRPLLFASVNPQVAEAKGVPVRVLSVLFMVLLGIAVTMAVLAVGTLLLFALVVTPAATAIMVTARPILAMAISTGISVVSVWAGLAVSAIFNMPPSFVIVTIACGFWLAVWTVDRVRNSAIH; encoded by the coding sequence ATGTCGGCGGGTCTGCAGGCTGCGGGCACATTCGCGATGGGCTATCAGCACAACTGGTGGCAGATCCTGACTTCGGCGTTCATGCGGAATGCGTTGATCGGCGGCACGCTGGTGGCGCTGGCCGCCGGGCTGATCGGCTATTTCGTCATCGTGCGCAACACCGCTTTCGCCGCCCACGCTCTGGCCCACATCGGTCTACCCGGGGCCACCGGTGCGGCGCTGCTCGGGCTTCCGGTCGGGTTGGGCCTGTTGGCGTTCTGCGTCGGCGGAGCCCTGGTGATCGGGGCGCTGGGCAGCCGGGCCCACGATCGCGAGGTGGCCACCGGCACGGTGCTGGCCCTGGCCACCGGTTTCGGTCTGTTCTTCAACTCGTTGGCCACCAAGAACTCGTCCACGCTGACCAACGTGCTGTTCGGCAACCTGCTGGCCATCACGCATCAGCAGTTGCTGAACTTCACCGCGCTGCTGCTCTTGTTGGCAGCCACGGTCGTATTCGTTTTCCGCCCATTGCTGTTCGCGTCCGTCAACCCGCAGGTGGCCGAGGCCAAAGGGGTGCCGGTACGCGTGCTGTCGGTCCTGTTCATGGTCCTGCTGGGGATCGCGGTGACGATGGCGGTGCTGGCGGTGGGCACGCTGCTGCTGTTCGCGCTCGTCGTCACCCCGGCCGCCACGGCAATCATGGTGACTGCCCGGCCGATCCTCGCGATGGCGATCTCGACCGGCATCAGCGTCGTTTCGGTGTGGGCCGGGCTGGCGGTGTCCGCAATCTTCAACATGCCGCCGAGCTTCGTGATCGTCACGATCGCCTGCGGATTCTGGCTGGCGGTCTGGACGGTTGACCGGGTGAGGAATTCAGCAATCCACTAG
- a CDS encoding metal ABC transporter ATP-binding protein, with translation MPADAVDPPALVFDDVSAVRGGRLIWSEGTFEIPTGGIVALIGSNGSGKSTMLQVMLGLLPAASGSVRVLGGAPGEHNDLIGYVPQDYAAGAGEAIRARGAVTLGLTGRRWGFTRTSTADRARVDEALAWVEATGFADMRLSELSGGQRQRIALANALVGHPKMLILDEPLAALDLRNQHEIVQLLARLNQDLGVTILVVAHDLNPLLSVLDSAIYLLDGHAHHAAIDEVVDAELLTHLYGTKVQVAHTPLGQMYMRSV, from the coding sequence ATGCCTGCCGATGCCGTGGATCCCCCTGCCCTCGTCTTCGATGACGTCAGTGCCGTGCGCGGGGGACGGCTGATCTGGTCGGAGGGCACCTTCGAGATCCCGACCGGTGGCATCGTCGCGCTGATCGGCTCCAACGGGTCGGGCAAGTCGACGATGCTGCAGGTCATGCTGGGCCTGCTGCCCGCGGCGTCGGGCTCGGTGCGGGTGCTCGGCGGCGCACCCGGTGAGCACAACGACCTGATCGGCTACGTCCCACAGGATTACGCCGCAGGCGCGGGCGAGGCCATCCGGGCCCGGGGCGCGGTGACCCTCGGGCTCACCGGGCGGCGGTGGGGCTTCACCCGAACCTCGACCGCCGACCGGGCCCGGGTCGACGAGGCCCTGGCGTGGGTCGAGGCCACCGGGTTCGCCGACATGCGGCTGTCGGAACTGTCCGGAGGGCAACGCCAGCGCATCGCCCTGGCCAATGCCCTTGTCGGACATCCGAAGATGCTGATCCTCGACGAACCGTTGGCCGCGCTCGACCTGCGCAATCAGCACGAGATCGTGCAGCTGCTGGCCCGGCTCAACCAGGACCTCGGCGTGACGATCCTCGTTGTCGCACATGACCTCAACCCGCTGCTGAGCGTGCTCGACAGCGCCATCTATCTGCTCGACGGGCACGCCCACCACGCGGCCATCGACGAGGTGGTGGATGCCGAGTTGCTGACCCACCTGTACGGCACCAAGGTGCAGGTGGCCCACACCCCGCTGGGGCAGATGTACATGAGGAGCGTGTGA
- a CDS encoding metal ABC transporter solute-binding protein, Zn/Mn family — MQTVIVIAVLPPLNLRAMATALLLATPFALSACGSDEAKQPESAGNCVTTPVNVVVSVDQWGDIVSALGGDCAKVTTVLAGSSVDPHDFEPSPADAAKFQGAQLVVINGGHYDEWATKLAQSTAPDAIVVSAIGAGDDDHDHGDGDGGHAHEHSNNPHAWYNPAAVTGVADTITEELGQLAPDARDYFAQRRAEFTTSMQPYQQLIADIKTKATGKRYAATEAVFDDMAAAVGLVNATPAGYQAASSNETDPSPADLDAFLRLLADRGVDVLIYNTQTEGSLPKQIRAAAESAGIPVVDVTETAAPGADSFEAWQVNQLTALAKALQIQP; from the coding sequence ATGCAAACGGTTATCGTTATCGCCGTGCTCCCGCCCCTGAATCTCCGCGCCATGGCCACCGCGTTGCTGCTGGCCACCCCCTTCGCCCTTTCCGCTTGCGGCTCCGATGAGGCCAAGCAGCCCGAGTCCGCCGGGAACTGCGTGACCACACCGGTCAACGTGGTCGTCAGCGTCGACCAGTGGGGCGACATCGTGTCCGCGCTGGGCGGTGACTGCGCGAAGGTGACCACGGTGCTGGCCGGGTCGTCGGTCGATCCGCACGACTTCGAGCCCTCGCCCGCGGATGCGGCCAAGTTCCAGGGTGCGCAGCTGGTGGTCATCAACGGCGGACACTACGACGAGTGGGCTACCAAGCTGGCCCAGAGCACCGCGCCGGACGCGATCGTCGTCTCGGCCATCGGGGCCGGCGATGACGACCACGATCATGGCGACGGGGACGGCGGACATGCCCACGAGCACTCGAACAACCCGCACGCCTGGTACAACCCTGCCGCGGTGACCGGCGTCGCCGACACGATCACCGAGGAACTGGGCCAGTTGGCTCCCGACGCGCGGGACTACTTCGCGCAACGCCGCGCCGAGTTCACCACCTCGATGCAGCCCTACCAACAGCTGATCGCCGACATCAAGACCAAGGCCACCGGCAAGCGCTACGCCGCCACCGAAGCGGTGTTCGACGACATGGCGGCCGCGGTCGGTCTGGTCAATGCGACACCCGCGGGCTACCAGGCCGCGTCGTCCAACGAGACCGACCCGTCGCCGGCTGACCTGGACGCATTCCTGCGTCTGCTCGCCGACCGCGGCGTCGACGTGCTGATCTACAACACCCAGACCGAGGGCTCGTTGCCCAAGCAGATCCGGGCCGCCGCCGAGAGCGCCGGAATCCCGGTTGTCGATGTCACCGAAACGGCGGCGCCGGGAGCGGATTCGTTCGAGGCTTGGCAGGTGAACCAACTGACCGCGCTCGCCAAAGCTCTTCAGATCCAGCCGTGA
- a CDS encoding GTP-binding protein — MSDLLPVTVLSGFLGAGKTTLLNHILANRDGRRVAVIVNDMSEVNIDAALIAGQGHLDRTEEKLVELTNGCICCTLREDLVEAVGALARQNRFDQLVIESTGISEPMPVAATFSWEFEDGFSLGTLARLDTLVTVVDASTFLTELARGEALAEREMTAGPGDARSIADLLTDQVEFADVILLNKTDLVSPATLDTVQTLLRRLNPTAKLIRTDHGVVDIGEVLGTGLFDPQAAAQTPGWDEEIADGHTPETEEYGISSMTFRSDRPFHPQRLGDALGQVTRVLRSKGFCWIASRPTIAAIWSQAGPNLAIEPAQYWSGTEIAPGQEIVFIGIKLDRDNVQRLLDGALLTDAELAEGERAWAGYPDPLPAWNVTHSH; from the coding sequence ATGTCCGACTTGCTGCCCGTCACCGTGTTGTCCGGCTTCCTCGGCGCCGGGAAGACCACGCTGCTGAACCACATCCTGGCGAACCGGGACGGCAGGCGCGTCGCCGTGATCGTCAACGACATGAGCGAGGTCAACATCGACGCCGCGCTCATCGCCGGGCAGGGACACCTCGACCGCACGGAGGAGAAACTCGTCGAGCTGACCAACGGCTGCATCTGCTGCACATTGCGCGAGGACCTGGTGGAAGCGGTCGGCGCGCTGGCGCGACAGAACCGGTTCGACCAGTTGGTGATCGAGTCGACGGGCATCTCCGAACCCATGCCGGTCGCGGCCACCTTCAGCTGGGAATTCGAGGACGGCTTCAGCCTGGGCACGCTGGCCCGGCTGGACACGCTGGTCACCGTCGTCGACGCGTCGACTTTCCTGACCGAGTTGGCCCGGGGCGAAGCGCTGGCCGAGCGCGAGATGACGGCGGGTCCGGGTGATGCCCGCAGCATCGCCGACCTGCTCACCGATCAGGTGGAGTTCGCCGACGTCATCCTGCTCAACAAGACCGACCTGGTCAGCCCAGCAACCCTCGACACCGTCCAAACACTGCTGCGCAGGCTGAATCCGACCGCCAAGCTGATCCGGACCGACCATGGCGTCGTCGATATCGGCGAGGTGCTGGGCACCGGGCTGTTCGACCCGCAGGCCGCCGCCCAGACCCCGGGCTGGGACGAGGAGATCGCCGACGGTCACACACCCGAAACCGAGGAGTACGGCATCAGCTCGATGACCTTCCGCTCCGACCGGCCGTTTCACCCCCAGCGCCTCGGGGACGCGCTCGGTCAGGTGACAAGGGTGTTGCGCAGCAAGGGATTCTGCTGGATCGCCAGCCGCCCGACGATCGCCGCCATCTGGTCACAGGCCGGCCCGAACCTGGCGATCGAGCCGGCGCAGTACTGGTCGGGCACCGAGATCGCGCCGGGCCAGGAGATCGTGTTCATCGGGATCAAGCTCGACCGGGACAACGTCCAGCGGCTACTCGACGGGGCCCTGCTGACCGATGCGGAACTGGCCGAGGGCGAACGGGCCTGGGCCGGCTACCCCGATCCGCTACCGGCGTGGAACGTCACTCACTCGCACTGA
- a CDS encoding class I SAM-dependent methyltransferase: MPIDADEDGRYFAADYEATQERERLQRLEALGDPRTIRTFDTIAVGPGWRCLEVGAGGGSVARWLGSRVGPTGHVVAVDLDPRFLDDLPALGIEVRRCDITRDEIESAAYDLVHCRVLMVHMADPLAVLRRMVAALRPGGWLVVEEPDYSTAESLAPDHPSAAGFDAYLRARHEFLVGAGVMDLHYGARLPAHVDELGLEATGSDVGSTTEQGGSVKSGFLVESFAKLDDVMIAGGVVTESVLADARRAMEDPTFVYRSPTMYSVWGRKPVSASE; the protein is encoded by the coding sequence ATGCCGATCGATGCCGACGAGGACGGGCGGTACTTCGCCGCAGACTACGAAGCAACGCAGGAGCGGGAGCGCCTACAGCGGCTGGAAGCACTGGGCGATCCGCGGACCATTCGCACCTTCGACACCATCGCGGTGGGGCCGGGCTGGCGTTGTCTCGAAGTCGGCGCGGGCGGGGGATCGGTCGCGCGGTGGCTCGGCAGCCGCGTGGGACCCACCGGTCATGTTGTCGCCGTCGACCTGGATCCGAGGTTCCTGGACGACTTGCCCGCGCTGGGGATCGAGGTACGTCGCTGCGACATCACGCGCGACGAGATCGAGTCGGCCGCATACGACCTCGTGCATTGCCGGGTGTTGATGGTGCACATGGCCGATCCGCTCGCAGTGCTGCGCCGCATGGTGGCGGCGCTGCGTCCGGGTGGTTGGCTGGTTGTCGAGGAGCCCGACTACAGCACCGCGGAATCACTCGCCCCGGACCACCCGTCGGCAGCCGGCTTTGATGCCTATCTGCGCGCGCGCCACGAGTTTCTGGTTGGGGCAGGCGTGATGGATCTGCACTACGGCGCACGCCTGCCGGCCCACGTCGACGAGCTGGGTCTGGAGGCCACGGGCAGCGACGTCGGCTCGACGACGGAGCAGGGTGGAAGCGTGAAATCGGGGTTTCTCGTAGAGAGCTTCGCAAAGCTCGACGACGTGATGATCGCCGGCGGAGTCGTCACCGAGTCGGTTCTGGCCGACGCCCGTCGGGCCATGGAGGACCCGACGTTCGTCTACCGGTCACCGACGATGTACTCGGTATGGGGGCGTAAGCCGGTCAGTGCGAGTGAGTGA
- the aztD gene encoding zinc metallochaperone AztD codes for MPNPSKVLVLVGALAAALTGCGGGETQQAAREPIPDPLVVTYDGGLYVLDGDSLQVKADLPLEGFLRVNPAGDDSHLLVSTGEGFRLLDASAGALTDTTFVADEPGHVVAHGEHTVLFADGSGEITVLDPHNLTAAVPRMRGMRAPQPHHGVAVVLDDGSWVRSEGDSDERSGAVAFDASDREIARSAECPGIHGEAVVDSTTLVFGCENGVLTFSDGAFTKIAAPDVYGRVGTVRGHADSPVALGDYKVDPDAELERPNRFALIDTASNQLRLIPLPQAVSYSFRSLARGPHAEALILGTDGKLHVVDPVSGRTVKTIAVTEPWTEPDDWQQPRPSVFVRGHDVFVTDPATRQVHVVDVESGDVGTSTTLEKAPNELSGTVGHTH; via the coding sequence ATGCCGAATCCATCGAAGGTCCTCGTTTTGGTCGGTGCGCTCGCGGCAGCGCTGACCGGTTGTGGCGGCGGCGAAACGCAGCAGGCGGCACGCGAGCCGATACCCGATCCGCTGGTGGTCACCTACGACGGTGGGCTGTACGTGCTGGACGGCGACAGCCTGCAGGTCAAGGCCGACCTCCCGCTGGAGGGGTTCCTGCGGGTCAACCCGGCCGGCGACGATTCGCACCTGTTGGTGTCCACGGGTGAGGGTTTCCGGCTGCTCGACGCGTCGGCGGGGGCGCTGACCGACACCACCTTCGTGGCCGACGAGCCCGGTCACGTCGTCGCCCACGGTGAACACACCGTGCTGTTCGCCGACGGCTCCGGTGAGATCACCGTGCTCGATCCACACAATCTCACCGCTGCCGTACCACGGATGAGAGGCATGAGAGCGCCACAGCCGCACCACGGTGTCGCCGTGGTACTGGACGACGGGAGTTGGGTGCGTAGCGAAGGCGATTCCGACGAGCGCAGCGGTGCAGTCGCTTTCGACGCCTCCGACCGGGAGATCGCCCGTAGTGCCGAGTGCCCCGGCATTCACGGAGAAGCGGTCGTGGATTCCACCACCCTCGTGTTCGGCTGTGAGAACGGCGTTTTGACCTTCTCTGACGGTGCCTTCACCAAGATCGCCGCCCCGGACGTATACGGCCGGGTGGGAACGGTTCGCGGACATGCAGACTCACCGGTGGCGCTGGGCGACTACAAGGTCGATCCCGATGCCGAGCTGGAGCGGCCCAACCGGTTCGCTCTGATCGACACCGCGAGCAATCAGCTGCGGCTGATACCGCTGCCGCAGGCGGTCAGCTACTCGTTCAGGTCGCTGGCGCGCGGTCCGCACGCCGAAGCGCTCATCCTGGGCACCGACGGCAAGCTCCATGTCGTCGACCCGGTTTCCGGGCGCACCGTGAAAACCATCGCGGTGACCGAGCCGTGGACCGAACCCGATGACTGGCAGCAGCCCAGGCCGAGCGTGTTCGTCCGCGGCCACGACGTGTTCGTCACCGACCCCGCCACCAGGCAGGTGCACGTCGTCGATGTCGAATCCGGCGACGTCGGCACCTCGACAACACTGGAGAAAGCACCCAACGAGCTCAGCGGGACGGTAGGCCATACGCACTAG
- a CDS encoding ABC transporter, translating to MLNRALVMALVALLIAGCSTTPDPRQSASPREADRPVTRLILVERQTGAGAVLDVADSDETGLGQLGRVDAVSGDGRYAYLHDDAGLTIVDGGAWTFDHGDHSHFYDAPPAVVGRIDGRVTAVRGHGARAVARRADGAVAALDRDAFARGEVTSSAVAQESEKALAAVILGDDLLTVSDRGLVSTVAEQTAVLGDCPSVTDAVALRRAVVLGCRDGALKISRRGGAPVTESVAFGPVRPPEPLGPFGYRRNGNSLAAVAGDEVWLLDGRRWASMRLPGVVAVNTAGGTTVLAVTQDGVLHALDVAAGVHTGRLELLAAPVGTPVIEVGAGRAYVNDATARAVHEIDYANGLRVERTHRTNIIPDFLVAAGW from the coding sequence GTGCTGAACAGGGCCTTGGTGATGGCGCTCGTCGCCCTTCTGATCGCCGGGTGCTCCACCACTCCGGATCCCCGGCAGTCGGCGTCGCCCCGGGAAGCGGATCGGCCGGTGACGCGGCTGATCCTGGTGGAGCGGCAGACCGGTGCCGGCGCAGTGCTCGATGTCGCGGACTCTGACGAGACCGGGCTGGGGCAGCTCGGCCGCGTCGACGCCGTGAGTGGCGACGGTCGGTACGCCTACCTGCACGACGATGCCGGCCTGACGATCGTGGACGGCGGGGCGTGGACCTTCGACCACGGCGACCATTCGCACTTCTATGACGCACCACCGGCCGTGGTGGGGCGGATCGACGGGCGGGTCACCGCGGTACGGGGTCACGGTGCGCGGGCCGTTGCCCGCCGCGCTGACGGTGCCGTCGCAGCCCTGGATCGGGACGCCTTCGCGCGCGGTGAGGTCACATCCTCGGCCGTCGCTCAGGAGTCTGAAAAAGCGCTGGCTGCAGTCATATTGGGGGACGACCTGTTGACGGTCTCCGATCGGGGGCTGGTCAGCACGGTCGCCGAACAGACCGCCGTGCTCGGAGACTGCCCGTCGGTCACCGACGCGGTGGCACTACGCCGGGCGGTCGTGCTCGGCTGCCGTGACGGTGCGTTGAAGATCTCCCGGCGCGGCGGAGCGCCGGTGACCGAGAGCGTCGCTTTCGGGCCGGTTCGGCCCCCCGAGCCGTTGGGGCCGTTCGGCTATCGCAGGAACGGGAATTCGCTCGCGGCCGTGGCCGGTGACGAGGTGTGGCTGTTGGACGGCCGCCGATGGGCGTCGATGCGGCTGCCCGGCGTGGTCGCGGTGAACACCGCCGGCGGCACCACCGTGCTGGCCGTGACGCAAGACGGCGTTCTGCATGCCCTTGATGTGGCGGCAGGCGTACACACCGGCCGCCTCGAACTGCTCGCCGCTCCGGTCGGCACGCCCGTGATCGAGGTCGGTGCGGGGCGCGCCTACGTCAACGACGCGACGGCGAGGGCAGTACACGAAATCGACTACGCGAACGGCCTACGGGTCGAGCGCACGCACCGGACGAACATCATCCCGGATTTCCTGGTGGCCGCGGGCTGGTGA
- the bluB gene encoding 5,6-dimethylbenzimidazole synthase, producing the protein MSEHAFNPDERRAVYRAIAERRDMRRFVPGSTVPPEVLGRLLQAAHAAPSVGLMQPWRFIRITDDALRGKIHALVDQERIHTADALGSRGDEFLSLKVEGILDCAELFVVALGENRDRHIFGRRTLPQMDLASVSCAIQNMWLAARAEGLGMGWVSIFEPLPLAQLMGMPADAEAVAILCLGPVPEFPDRPVLEIEHWTVGRPLPEFVAENGWPSEASP; encoded by the coding sequence GTGTCTGAGCACGCCTTCAACCCCGACGAGCGCCGCGCCGTCTACCGGGCCATCGCCGAACGTCGGGATATGCGCCGGTTCGTCCCCGGCAGCACGGTGCCGCCCGAGGTCCTCGGCCGGCTTCTGCAGGCCGCCCACGCGGCGCCGAGCGTCGGCCTGATGCAGCCGTGGCGGTTCATCCGGATCACCGACGATGCGCTGCGCGGCAAGATCCACGCCCTGGTCGACCAGGAACGCATCCACACCGCCGACGCACTCGGCTCCCGCGGCGACGAATTCCTGTCGCTCAAGGTCGAAGGCATCCTCGACTGCGCCGAGCTGTTCGTCGTCGCCCTCGGCGAGAACCGCGACCGGCACATCTTCGGCCGCCGCACCCTGCCCCAGATGGACCTGGCCTCGGTGTCCTGTGCCATCCAGAACATGTGGCTGGCCGCGCGCGCCGAGGGCCTCGGCATGGGCTGGGTGTCGATTTTCGAGCCGTTACCGCTGGCCCAGTTGATGGGCATGCCCGCCGACGCCGAGGCCGTGGCGATCCTATGCCTGGGCCCGGTACCCGAATTCCCGGACCGGCCGGTGCTGGAGATCGAGCACTGGACCGTCGGGCGCCCGCTGCCCGAATTCGTGGCCGAGAACGGCTGGCCCAGCGAGGCGTCGCCTTAG